The Flavobacteriales bacterium genome contains the following window.
CGATACCTACCACCACACCATGTTCGAGATGCTCGGTAACTGGAGTTTCGGCGACTACTTCAAGAAGGAGGCGATCCAGTGGGCGTGGGAACTGCTCACGGACGTTTACGGCATTGATCAGAACAACATCTACGTCACCTATTTCGGTGGCGACGAGAAGGACAAGCTGCCCGCCGACAACGAGACCCGCGACCTGTGGAAGCAGTTCATGCCTGAGGAGCGGATCCTGCCGTTCAGCCGCAAGGACAACTTCTGGGAAATGGGTGACACCGGCCCTTGTGGCCCGTGCACGGAGATCCATGTTGACGTGCGCACCGCAGGGGAGAAGAAGGCAAAGCCCGGTCGCGAGCTGGTGAACAACGATCATCCGCAGGTGATCGAGATCTGGAACAACGTGTTCATGCAGTTCGAGCGGAAGTCCGACGGTTCATTGGTGGAACTGCCTGCACAACACGTGGATACGGGGATGGGCTTCGAGCGCTTGTGCATGGTGCTGCAAGGAAAACGCAGCAACTACGATACGGATGTTTTCCAGCCGCTCATCCAAGCGATCGCCAAGCTGTGCAAGCAGAACTACGGCCACTACGAGAAGAGCGATATCGCCATGCGCGTAATCGCCGATCACTTGCGCGCCATCAGTTTCGCCATAGCAGATGGACAACTGCCGAGCAACACCGGCGCTGGTTATGTGATCCGTCGGATCCTTCGCCGTGCTGTGCGTTACGGTTACAGCTTCTTGGACCTCAATGAGCCTTTCATCCACAAGCTGGTGAAGACGCTCGCGGACCAGATGGGCGATCAGTTCCCTGAGCTGCGCAAACAGCAAGGCACCATAGAGGCCGTAGTGATGGAGGAGGAGAAGGCTTTCCTGCGCACGTTGGCACAAGGCACGCGGCGCCTGGAACAACTGTTGGTTGAATCGAAGGGCACCTTGCCCGGGGACAAGGCCTTTGAGCTCTTGGATACGTACGGTTTCCCCATCGATCTCACTCAGCTCATGGCACGCGAGCATGGCCGCGATGTGGATATGAAGGGATTCGAGGTGGAACTACAGAAGCAGAAAGAGCGTTCCCGTGCCGCGACATCCATCACCACCGGTGATTGGGTTGAATTGGCCCAAGGCGGAACCACCTTCGTCGGTTACGATGAACTCCAGTGCGAGGCACGGATCCTGAGACACCGGAAGGTATCGGGCAAGGGTGGCGACCTTTTCCAAGTGGTGCTGGACCGCACCCCCTTTTATGCGGAGGGCGGTGGTCAGGTTGGCGACAAGGGGTGGCTCATAGCGGGCGATCAGAAGGTGGAAGTCGTGGATACGAAGCGCGAGAACCAGCTGATCGTGCATTCCTGCAAGAGCCTGCCGGCCGATACCGGTGCGACCTTCACCGCACATGTGGATGCGTCGCGCCGCAAGCTCACGCAGCGCAACCACACCGCCACGCACCTGCTGCACCACGCCCTGCGCAAGCACTTGGGCACGCACGTGGAACAGAAGGGTTCGCTCGTAGCTCCTGATCGGCTGCGGTTCGACATCAGCCACTTCGCCAAGGTGACGGCCGAAGAACTGACCACTGTGGAGCGCGAGGTGAACGCCATGATCGCAGAAGACCTGGGCTTCGAGGATTTCCGGCGCATGCCGATCGCCGAAGCGAAGGCCATGGGCGCCATGGCTCTGTTCGGGGAGAAGTACGGGGATGAGGTGCGCGTGGTGAAGTTCGGACCGAGCGTGGAGCTATGCGGAGGCACGCACGTGCCTCGCACCGGCGAGATCGGAGCGTTCCGCATCGTGGGCGAAGCAGCCCTGGCGGCCGGTGTGCGCCGCATTGAGGCCATCACCAGCGTTGAGGCTGATCACTACATCAGCGAACGCCTGGAAAAGCTGGAGCAGGTAAGTGCTCTGCTCAAGGATCCGGAGAACCTGGTGGGGGCCGTGCAGCAGCTGCTTGATCGCAACGCAGCCTTGGAAAAGGAGCTCGAGAAAGCGGCGAAACAGAAAGTGGCGGCGTTGCAAGGCAGCATCATGCAACAGGTCCGCGAGGTGAACGGAGCCAAGCTCATCGCCACGCAGGTTGACCTTGACGCTGCGGGCATGAAGGACCTGGCATTCCGCCTGCGCGAACAGCACCAGGACCTGTTGATGGTGCTGGGCAGCCAACAGGGCGGCAAGGCATTGCTCGCGGTGATGGTGGGCGATGCACTGGTATCGGGCAAGGGCCTCAAAGCCACCGACATCATCAAGCAGCTCAGCATGCACATCAAAGGCGGCGGCGGCGGACAGCCCTTCTTCGCAACAGCCGGAGGCAAGGACCCCGCAGGGTTGAAGGCAGCCATCGAGGCGGCCGGATCGCTTTTGAACTGAGCGGGTCCAGAACAGCGAAGCCCCCACGACTTGTCGCAGAGGCCTCGGTGCGGCGTGAAGAGCGCTTGGAGCGAGCTATTTCCTCACGCCATCTGAGGGCGGGGCGTCAGCTTGTGCGGCTTGGCCAACGGCGCTTGGTTGTACACGGGACCACGGTAACGGGTTTCGTGGCTAAGGCCCATGTTCAGGATGTAGATCCCGTTGAGCAAGATCACCAGCACATAGTCGATCGTGTCGCGCTTGCCGAAACTCTGCACCACCTCGATCCACACCTTGCCGAACATGTAAAGGTTATAGCCGGGGATGAGGAACAAGAGCAAGTGGCTTGCGGGCCGGCCCACGATCTTCAGGAACACGATGAAGTTCCAGATGGGCACCAACGCGGCCAGTCCCGGCTGCCCGGCCTTCTCATACAACTTCCACTGGGCCAGCAAACCCACGACGGCCAGGAAACCGAACATGTAGTACATGGTGTGGCCCATGACGGCATAAATGCTGTCATGCACACCTACGAGCCAGGTCCATAAGGCGTCCATCAGGGTACGTATTAGAGGTTAGCGCACGTTTACTCCGTTGCAGGTGCTTGGGAGACGCTCGTTGCGGGGTTTGGTTGCCTATGCAACGTTACCCGGGCCCTGGAGCGTGTGCACGTTCGCCCTGTGGAAGTTCTGCACCGATGAACGGTTGAGAAAGCAAGAGGAGCGGCAAAAGGCTATCAGGCCTTGGGCACGGCGTACGCTTTCACCTCCGCATCGGTGATCTCCTTGTCACTGAGGATCACGAGCCGTTCAATGACGTTGCGCAGCTCGCGCACGTTGCCGGTCCACGGGAGCTTTTGGAGCTCCTTCACCGCCTTCTCACTGATCTTCTTCACTGGGATGCCCTGCTCGGTGCACACCATGGAAACGAAATGCTCCGCCAGCAGGGGAACGTCCTCCAGCCGGTCCTTGAGCGCAGGGACGTGGATGGGGATGACGCTCAGACGGTGGTAGAGGTCTTCACGGAAGTTGCCCCGCTCGATCTCCTTGCGCAGGTCCTTGTTGGTGGCGGCCACCACGCGCACGTTCACCTTGATGTCCTTGTCGCCGCCGACCCGTGTGATGCGGTTTTCCTGCAATGCACGGAGCACCTTGGCCTGCGCACTGGCGCTCATGTCCCCGATCTCGTCCAGGAAGAGCGTGCCGCCATCGGCCAGTTCGAATTTGCCCTTGCGCTGGGCGATGGCGCTGGTGAAGCTGCCCTTTTCGTGCCCGAAGAGCTCGCTTTCGATGAGCTCGCTCGGGATCGCGGCGCAGTTCACTTCAATGAATGGACCGTCCTTCCGGGCGCTTTTCTCGTGGATCATGCGCGCAACGCCTTCCTTACCGGCGCCGTTGCCTCCGGTCACCAGAACGCGTGCATCGCTCGGTGCTACCTTTTCGATCATGGTGCGGATCTCGGTCAGGGCCTTGCTTTCACCGATCATCCGGTTGGGGCCGCCCTTTTCCTTTTGCACCTTCTGTCGCAACGTCTTGGTCTCCTGCACCAAGTTCTTCCGGTCAAGTGCATTGCGGACCGTAACGAGAATGCGGCTGATGTCCGGTGGTTTCTGGATGTAGTCGAAGGCGCCCTTCTTCAGTGCATCAACGGCGGTGTCGATGGTGCCATGGCCACTGATCATCACCACGGGCAGGTCATCGTTGTGCGCCATCAGTTTCTCCAGCACCTCCAAGCCGTCCATCTTGGGCATCTTGATGTCGCAGAGCACCACGTCAAAGGCCCCCTTCTTGGCCTTGTCCAGACCTGCCGCGCCGTCCTCGGCCTCCTCCACGGTGTGTTTCTCGTGCTCCAGGATGTCCTTCAGCGCGTTGCGGATCGCTTTCTCGTCGTCGATGATGAGGATCTTGGCCATGGTTGTTCGTCGCTTCGATATCAGTCCAGCACTGATGTGTCGGGCCGAAGATGGCAAAGGGGATTTTGCCTGCGACCGGGTCCGGTTCTGTAAGTATCGTCAGGCAGCCCTTTTGGCTTCATGCGTCTGGATCATGAACACCTCTGCAGCTGGCGCTATGAAACCGCTACCGGCACTGTTGGCCGCTTCACTTCACATGGGCCTCGCCCTGAGCGCCAAAGCCCAATGCAACATGGCATCGAACGGTGGCAACTGGTGGTTCACTTGCGCAAGCCCGGGCACCGCAGCAGACCTGAACGAATCTGTTGCATGGATCGGCGGCACACCGCCGTTCACCGTGCAATGGGCTCCAGGGCAACAGCAGGTTGTCCTTACGAACTCGGCCGTGCGGGCCACCTACTATCCGTCCGCACCGCATGTGGTGTATCCATCCGTTGCGATAGTGATCACTGACGCCATGCAGTGCCAAGTGCAGATCACCTATCCACCGCCTGCCGCGCTAATGTCCCTTGTAGGTCTTCAATTCTCGCTCGCCGCGACCAATTGCGCTGCAGGGGTGTTCGCCGCAACGCTCACCGATCAGCCACCCCCAGCGTTCCAATTGCTCTCCGCGGACCTTTCGTGCATTACCTATACACTGAAGAAGAACGGTTCGGTGCTTCAAACCGGACTATTGAGCGGCGTTTTGCTACAAGGGCCGCCACGGCTGGGTTTTCCTGGCCTCACGCAGGGAGACTACGATCTGGAGTTACTTCAAACCTCCACATGCAGCCCGAACACGGCCTATTGCCCGCAGTTCTCCGTACGCTCGTTCCAAGTGCCAGGTCCGGGCGATTGTATTACCGCCCGGGTGCGTACGATGCTGCAAGGCCCAACACCATCAGGTGCGAGTTTGATGAACGATGATCTTCGGGTTGCAGGATCGATCCCGACCACGGAGCCCTATTCTGCCTTGGGCTATGCGTACACCGGAACCTCACCTGGAGCCTCCGTGCCGGTTGCGCTGTTCTCAACCACTGGAAACAACGCCGTGGTCGACTGGGTGGTGGTCGAGTTGCGTTCTGCGATATCGCCTTACCCTGTTGTCCATTCCAAACCTGCTCTTTTGCAGCGTGACGGGGATATCATGGATCTCGATGGAGCGGGGTATGTCTCGTTTCCCCAAGCAAACGGGAACTACCGGATTGCTGTGAGGCATCGTAACCACCACGGCATCATGTCGTCTACCGCTTTGGCGCTCTCGAGCAACCCATTGGCAGATGCCTCCCTTGCGAATTTCAAGACGGGTTCAACGTCGACGTACGGTACGAGTGCCAGGTATTTCAATGGCGCCGTTTTGTGCCAATGGGCGGGAGACGTCACGAGGAACGGAACCATTGCCTACACCGGTGCCGGTAATGATCGCGATCCAATTTCGGTGGCGATCGGCGGGAGTACGCCTACTGCGACCCTCACTGGGCAATACCGCTTGGAAGACGTCAACATGGATGGTGCGGTGAAGTACACGGGTGCGAACAACGATAGGGACATCATTCTTCAGAACATCGGCGGAACCACGTCAACCGCAACACGCTTGCAGCAACTCCCCTGACAAGGTGGGCGACTTGTCAAGACCTTGAACAGGCCTTGCGATCGGCCTATTTTGCCGCGCCCTTTCGTTTTCCCTGTCCGGTCCTCCAATGCCAATGTCGCGAAAGCATCTTACCATGCTGGCCCGACCATGGCGGGCCCTGCTCGCCGCTGGTCTGTTGGTTTGCGGTGTTACAGTGGCCCAATTGCCGCCTTCGTTCAGTCAATCCACGTTGGCGGGGCTCTATGGGCAGCCCGTATCGTTGGAATTTCTTCCCGATGGGCGTCTGCTGGTAGCCGAGAAGTCGGGCCTGATCACCCTTGCTAGCGGCACGAACCTGTCGCAACAGAGTGCTTACCTGCAGCTATTGAACATCGAGAACAGCCAGGAAAGGGGACTGCAGAGCATCGTTCTGCATCCTCAGTTCGATCAGAACGGCTGGTTCTACTTGTACTATAGCGCGCTTTCCTCATCGTCCTTCCGGGTTTCGCGGTTCACCCACGTGCAGAACGGTGGTGGCGCGGCGAGCTTTTCTTCGACAACAAGTGAAGTGGTGATCTGGGAAGACCCCTTGCCCTACAGCGGCTGCTGCCACTACGGCGGTGGTATGGACATCGGCCCGGACGGCAAGCTCTACTTGGCCATCGGTGAGCACAACAACGCGGCGCATCCTCAGGACATATCCGTACCGCATGGGAAGATCCTACGGTTGAACCTGGACGGTAGCGCGCCGACGGACAACCCGTACGCGGATGGCAACGGACCGAACTACGATGCGATCTGGTGCGAAGGTTTGAGGAACCCCTTCAAGCTTTCGTGGGATGCGACCTACAACAAGCTTTACGTGGGCGATGTGGGTGCCAATGACCCCACCACCGCGCGCGAGGAAGTGCACGTCGCCTCATCAGGCGCCAACTTCGGATGGCCGCATTGCGAGGGTTCGCAGTGCAACTGGCCGATCTCGCCACCGGCCAACCTAGTGTCGCCGTTGTTCGACTATCCGCATCCCGGGATGGGTGGTGGTGCGGTTATCGGTGGACTTGTCTATCGCGGCGCGTTGTTCCCGGCCACCTACCAGGGATCGTATTTCTACGCCGACTTCGTGCATGGTTGGATCCGTTGTGCGCAGCTTTCCTCCAACGGTGCTTCTGTTCTTTCGGACAACGGTTTCATGACAGGCGCTGGGCTGGTATCGGACATGGAGGTGGGCACTGACGGGGCACTGTACTACGGCGATCTGAACGGATCGGTGAAGCGCATCGGCTACACAGGCTCGAATCAAGTGCCGCAGTGCAGTGGTGTTGCAGTGTCGCCGCTTTCCGGGCCTGTTCCCCTGAACGCAACTGGTGCAGCTTCGGTGCTGGACCCGGAAGGAGCAGCGCTCACCTGCACATGGCTGTGGGATGATGGTTCTCAGAGCGTGCACGTGCTAGCAGCGGGTAGTGGATGGCGAACGGTGCCTTCCTCTCCCCACACCTACGCAGCGAGCGGCCTGTTCGCTCCTGTTCTGCGTGTTTCGGACGGAAGCAATACGGTGGATTGTCCTTCGGCCCCCGTGAGCGTTGGTCAAGGCCCGGCTTGCAGCATCACTTATCCGCCGGAAGGGTCATCGTTCCAAGCCGGTGATGTGATCCTGTACGGTGGTAGTGCCTCCGACCCGAACGGCGCGCTCACCCCGGCAAACTACCTCTGGGAGGTTGTGTTCGTTCACAACGAACATGCACACCCGGAATCGGGCCCATCCAGCGGTTACACCAGTGGTGCGTTCACCGTTCCGTACGATGGTCACGACTTCAGTGGTAACACCGGCTACGAGATCCGGTTGACGGTAACGGATGCCGACGGTTTGCAAGCGCACGATACGGTCCGCGTGTGGCCGGAGAAAACGGTGCTAACCTTCAACAGTGTTCCGTCCGGGCTGTTCGTGGAGATCGATGGCGTGCAGCGTCAGACGCCTTATGTGCTGGATGATCTGGTCGGTTTCCATCACTACATCAACGCGCCAGTGCAGTGCTATGCCGGACAGCAATACGGCCCGTCCACATGGTCCAATGGTGGGACAGGTTACCAGATGATCGTGGTGCCGACCACACCGACCAGCTACACCCACACGTTCACGTCGTGGGGGGCGTGCCAGACAAGTGTGAAGGTCTCTCCGAAGGTGATGCTCGGGGGCGCCTATGACCAGTTCACGGGCCTGATGCAGAACAACCTTGCCGTGCTCGGGTTGGTGCCCACCACACAACCCTACACCCAGCTGGGCCTTGTGCCGGTGGGTGGTGGCAACACGAGCACTTCATCGGCAGTGCTGTCGGCAACCGGCAACAATGCCATCGTCGATTGGGTTTGGGTTGAACTGCGCAACGCACTTCAACCAGCAACGATCACGGCTTCCCGGGCTGCGCTGGTGCAGCGCGATGGGGATGTGGTGGAGACCGACGGCACTTCGCCAGTGACGATGAACGTTGTGGCAGGCAGCTACTTCGTTGCGGTGCGGCACCGCAACCATTTGGGCGTGATGACAGCTCAGCACGTTGCACTATCGACGAATCCAACTGTGGTGGACTTCACGCTATCGTCCATGGCCACGTATGGTTCTGCTGCACGGACGCAAGTGAACGGTGTGATGGTTCTGTGGCCTGGCGATGCGGGCTTCAATGGTGTGGTGAAGTATACGGGCGCGAACAATGACCGCGACCCGATCCTCGCTGCAATAGGAGGGACGGTTCCCACCGGACTGATCACCATGCAATACCGCGGCGAGGATGTGAACATGGACGGATTGGTCAAGTACACCGGCATCGCGAACGACCGTGACCCTATTCTACTGTGCATAGGAGGTAGCGTGCCAACTGCGGTGCGGCAGCAGCAACTTCCGTGATACGGCCTTCAGGTGCGCAGTAGCCTGGCCGCAGCGCCCTCTTTGAGTGCGTACTTGCTCCAGCGCAGTTCGCGGATGCCGCCCGCAATGAGCACCCGCTCTATCGCGACCAAGGCAATGACAACGGTGTCCACACGGTGCTCCGGAAGTCCTGGTACCGTCAGGCGCTCACTTCCGTGCATGGTCATCAACCGGTCCTTCAGCGCATCGAACTCCAACGCGCTGAAGGCGAGAGAAGTTGCTGTCTGGTCATGGGTGCTTCCCCTGGTTGAATGCACCATGGCAGCGAGTGAATCGAACGAACCTGCACTACCGATCAGCTCATGCGGTTCGTGGCGATCGATGATGTTCCATAGCGGCTCCAATTGGGCATCGAAGTGCTCCGCTAGCCTGAACTGCTCTTCGGTGGTCATTGGATCGCTGAACCTGAAACGGTCACGGATGCGCGTGACGCCCAGCTCAAAGCTGCGCTTCCACATGAGCGCCTTGTCGGTGGCCAGGATGAACTCGATGCTGCCGCCTCCGATGTCCATCACCAACGCCGGACGTGCACTGAACGGAACGGCGAGGCGGACACCTTCCAGGATGAGTTCGGCCTCTTCATCGCCTTTGATCACGGTGATGTCCACGCCGCACAGCTCACGAGCCGCCCGGAGAAAGTCGTGGGTATTACGTGCGTTCCGGAACATGCTCGTGCCGAAGCCGACGCAGCGGGAAGCTCCCAGTTCCTTGGCGTGCACCGAATGTGCCTTGAGCGCATCAAGCCCACGCTCGAACGCATCCCTTGCAATGACACCTTGCTCAATACCGCCGCGGCCAAGGAATACCGGCAGCTCTGAGGAGTGAACGATGCTGAACCCGGTAACTGGGGGTGCATGCTCAACCACCAACAAGTTGAACGTATTGGTCCCGAGATCGATGATGGCGGTGCGGTAGGCCATAGGTCCATGTGCCCATGTGTTCATGTGCCCATGGTCGCATGGCCACATGAGCACATGGCGTCATCCCCGGTAGAACAACCACTTGCCCAGTTCGCGCCAAGTCACCTTCTTGCCGTACATAAGGATGCCCGTACGGTAGATGCGACCGGCCAACCATGTGGTGAAGATGAAGGTGGCGACCAAAAGAGCCATGCTCAGGATGAGCTGCCACGGATGCTCCAGAACGTCGCCCATGGCCACACGGACCAGCATCACCACCGGGCTCGTGAAGGGGATGATGCTGCACCAGAACACCGCTGGTCCATCGGGATTGGCGACGGCGGTTTGTGCAACGAAGATGGAAAGCATCATGGGCAGCGTAACGGGCAGCATGAATTGTTGCGAATCGCTCTCGCTGTCCACTGCTGAACCCACCGCTGCATAAAGGGAGCTGTACAGCAGATATCCGCCCAGGAAGTAGAAGACGAAAAGTCCGAGCATCATGGCGATGGGCAGTTGGTCGACGACCTTGAGGGCCTCCTCCAGTTTCTTCACATTGTCCTTTTCGTCCATGCTGGGGTTGGCGCCTTGGTCCATGGCCCGCTGCAGTTCCGAGGTCATCATGGTGCCCTGTTGCTCCTTGGCGAACTGTGCGATCTTTTCGTGTGCAAGACCGATGGCGATCGTGCCCAGGATAGCGGAAACAATCACCCACAGTAGGAATTGGGTGAGTCCGACCATGGCAATGCCGATGATCTTGCCCATCATCAGCTGGAACGGTTTGACGCTGCTCACCAGGACTTCCACCACGCGGTTCTGCTTTTCCTCCATAACACCGCGCATCACTTGGATCCCGTAGAGGAACACGAAAAAGAAGATCAGATACCCGAAGGCGAATCCGATGCCAGCTCTGGCCTGTACATTCCCATCATCCCCACCGGTGGTCGCGTCAAGCAGTTGGAACTCAAGCGGACGGGTGATCTCCTTGAATTTCTCCGGATCGTAGTTGTTCACCCTCAATTTCTCTGCATGGAGCACGCGTTCCAGTTCTGCACTGATCTGGTTCTGGACGAACTGGCTTGGAAATTTGACGTACTTGAGCTCCACTGTTGTGTTCCTCATCGGGTCGTCCGAAAGCAGCGCTTTCAACGTGTAGGGTCCACCGGTCAGTAGTGTGTCGTCGATGTCCACAGGTGAATAGGCGAAGGCGAGGTGTTCCGTGTTCTTCAGTTTGCCGGTCACCAGCCCTCCCGGGTCCACAACGAGGACCTTGTGGTCGCCGGTCTCGTGAAGCGTTGCGTAAACGACTGCCACGATGCCGCCTATGAGCAACAACGGCCCGAGGATCGTCATGATGAGGAAGCTGGGCTTGCGCACGCGCGTCCAATACTCCCGCTTGATGATGAGGGCGATCTTGTTCATTCGGTCATGTCTTTGGGAACCGCGGGTGCGTCTTCGCCACCCACCACGCGGATGAACACCTCGTTCATGCTGGGCACTTCTTCCTGCACACCGTGGATGCGGACGGAAGGGAGCACTTGTTTGAGCACGTCGTTCAGTGTATCGCCAGCGCCCAGCTGCACGCGACTTGTCGCCATGCCGTTCTTCTCTTCGGTGTCCAGCAGCGTGCCTACGAAGCTCAACGCATTGGCAAAGGCCACCCGTGTGCCTTCGTACTCGATGCGGTAGGTGTTGGTCGCGTATTGCCGCCGGATGGCACGCACTTCACCGTCCAGCACCTTGCGGCTCTTGTCGATGAGAGCGATGTGGTCGCACAACT
Protein-coding sequences here:
- the alaS gene encoding alanine--tRNA ligase, whose protein sequence is MLTSQQIRQKFLDHFKRHQHEIVPSAPMVVKDDPTLMFTNAGMNQFKDLFLGNRPAQHKRIADTQKCLRVSGKHNDLEEVGIDTYHHTMFEMLGNWSFGDYFKKEAIQWAWELLTDVYGIDQNNIYVTYFGGDEKDKLPADNETRDLWKQFMPEERILPFSRKDNFWEMGDTGPCGPCTEIHVDVRTAGEKKAKPGRELVNNDHPQVIEIWNNVFMQFERKSDGSLVELPAQHVDTGMGFERLCMVLQGKRSNYDTDVFQPLIQAIAKLCKQNYGHYEKSDIAMRVIADHLRAISFAIADGQLPSNTGAGYVIRRILRRAVRYGYSFLDLNEPFIHKLVKTLADQMGDQFPELRKQQGTIEAVVMEEEKAFLRTLAQGTRRLEQLLVESKGTLPGDKAFELLDTYGFPIDLTQLMAREHGRDVDMKGFEVELQKQKERSRAATSITTGDWVELAQGGTTFVGYDELQCEARILRHRKVSGKGGDLFQVVLDRTPFYAEGGGQVGDKGWLIAGDQKVEVVDTKRENQLIVHSCKSLPADTGATFTAHVDASRRKLTQRNHTATHLLHHALRKHLGTHVEQKGSLVAPDRLRFDISHFAKVTAEELTTVEREVNAMIAEDLGFEDFRRMPIAEAKAMGAMALFGEKYGDEVRVVKFGPSVELCGGTHVPRTGEIGAFRIVGEAALAAGVRRIEAITSVEADHYISERLEKLEQVSALLKDPENLVGAVQQLLDRNAALEKELEKAAKQKVAALQGSIMQQVREVNGAKLIATQVDLDAAGMKDLAFRLREQHQDLLMVLGSQQGGKALLAVMVGDALVSGKGLKATDIIKQLSMHIKGGGGGQPFFATAGGKDPAGLKAAIEAAGSLLN
- a CDS encoding sigma-54-dependent Fis family transcriptional regulator; translated protein: MAKILIIDDEKAIRNALKDILEHEKHTVEEAEDGAAGLDKAKKGAFDVVLCDIKMPKMDGLEVLEKLMAHNDDLPVVMISGHGTIDTAVDALKKGAFDYIQKPPDISRILVTVRNALDRKNLVQETKTLRQKVQKEKGGPNRMIGESKALTEIRTMIEKVAPSDARVLVTGGNGAGKEGVARMIHEKSARKDGPFIEVNCAAIPSELIESELFGHEKGSFTSAIAQRKGKFELADGGTLFLDEIGDMSASAQAKVLRALQENRITRVGGDKDIKVNVRVVAATNKDLRKEIERGNFREDLYHRLSVIPIHVPALKDRLEDVPLLAEHFVSMVCTEQGIPVKKISEKAVKELQKLPWTGNVRELRNVIERLVILSDKEITDAEVKAYAVPKA
- a CDS encoding PQQ-dependent sugar dehydrogenase, encoding MLARPWRALLAAGLLVCGVTVAQLPPSFSQSTLAGLYGQPVSLEFLPDGRLLVAEKSGLITLASGTNLSQQSAYLQLLNIENSQERGLQSIVLHPQFDQNGWFYLYYSALSSSSFRVSRFTHVQNGGGAASFSSTTSEVVIWEDPLPYSGCCHYGGGMDIGPDGKLYLAIGEHNNAAHPQDISVPHGKILRLNLDGSAPTDNPYADGNGPNYDAIWCEGLRNPFKLSWDATYNKLYVGDVGANDPTTAREEVHVASSGANFGWPHCEGSQCNWPISPPANLVSPLFDYPHPGMGGGAVIGGLVYRGALFPATYQGSYFYADFVHGWIRCAQLSSNGASVLSDNGFMTGAGLVSDMEVGTDGALYYGDLNGSVKRIGYTGSNQVPQCSGVAVSPLSGPVPLNATGAASVLDPEGAALTCTWLWDDGSQSVHVLAAGSGWRTVPSSPHTYAASGLFAPVLRVSDGSNTVDCPSAPVSVGQGPACSITYPPEGSSFQAGDVILYGGSASDPNGALTPANYLWEVVFVHNEHAHPESGPSSGYTSGAFTVPYDGHDFSGNTGYEIRLTVTDADGLQAHDTVRVWPEKTVLTFNSVPSGLFVEIDGVQRQTPYVLDDLVGFHHYINAPVQCYAGQQYGPSTWSNGGTGYQMIVVPTTPTSYTHTFTSWGACQTSVKVSPKVMLGGAYDQFTGLMQNNLAVLGLVPTTQPYTQLGLVPVGGGNTSTSSAVLSATGNNAIVDWVWVELRNALQPATITASRAALVQRDGDVVETDGTSPVTMNVVAGSYFVAVRHRNHLGVMTAQHVALSTNPTVVDFTLSSMATYGSAARTQVNGVMVLWPGDAGFNGVVKYTGANNDRDPILAAIGGTVPTGLITMQYRGEDVNMDGLVKYTGIANDRDPILLCIGGSVPTAVRQQQLP
- a CDS encoding ABC transporter permease encodes the protein MNKIALIIKREYWTRVRKPSFLIMTILGPLLLIGGIVAVVYATLHETGDHKVLVVDPGGLVTGKLKNTEHLAFAYSPVDIDDTLLTGGPYTLKALLSDDPMRNTTVELKYVKFPSQFVQNQISAELERVLHAEKLRVNNYDPEKFKEITRPLEFQLLDATTGGDDGNVQARAGIGFAFGYLIFFFVFLYGIQVMRGVMEEKQNRVVEVLVSSVKPFQLMMGKIIGIAMVGLTQFLLWVIVSAILGTIAIGLAHEKIAQFAKEQQGTMMTSELQRAMDQGANPSMDEKDNVKKLEEALKVVDQLPIAMMLGLFVFYFLGGYLLYSSLYAAVGSAVDSESDSQQFMLPVTLPMMLSIFVAQTAVANPDGPAVFWCSIIPFTSPVVMLVRVAMGDVLEHPWQLILSMALLVATFIFTTWLAGRIYRTGILMYGKKVTWRELGKWLFYRG